The genomic stretch TTTAATACCCCATTATGCTCACAACTATTCATTCTCTCTACACAAAGAAACAACCCCTAAACGCGAAGTTGTTAAAAAATATCCATCTTTCTATTTTCTCATAAAAAATCCGCAAAAGAAAATAATTCTCTCATGCGGATTTTTTATATTTTTAGTAAGCTGTCCAACCAGCGTCTGCTGTAATTACCGTCCCGTTTACAAAACTAGCATCATCCGAAGCTAAAAATAGAGCTACTTTGGCGATTTCAGAAGCATCACCAGCTCGAGGATTTGTTCCCATTCCAATCATAGCTCGTTCTTGCCCAAATTGATCTGGAGCATAAATAGTAGTACCAATATTTGTATTTACAGCTCCAGGTGCTATAGCATTACAGCGAATATTTTTATTAGCATACTGGAAACCAACATTTTTTGTAAAACCAACGACAGCATGTTTAGAAGCTGTATACGCTGCCCCTGCTCTTGAACCAAACAAACCTCCAGCAGATGCGATATTAACGATAACCCCTTGTCCTTTTTCTTCAAAGATATGAAGTGCTTTTCTAGTTGCTCGCATTACACCAGTTGTATTTATCGCA from Listeria monocytogenes ATCC 19117 encodes the following:
- a CDS encoding SDR family oxidoreductase, which translates into the protein MGKLNGKVAVVTGAASGMGQQIAILFAKEGAKVVVADLNLEAAQKTVALIEKEQGTSLAVVANVTKQDDIESMINKATETYGTLDILVNNAGIMDNFVPAGELTDELWDKVFAINTTGVMRATRKALHIFEEKGQGVIVNIASAGGLFGSRAGAAYTASKHAVVGFTKNVGFQYANKNIRCNAIAPGAVNTNIGTTIYAPDQFGQERAMIGMGTNPRAGDASEIAKVALFLASDDASFVNGTVITADAGWTAY